A portion of the Candidatus Nitrosotenuis aquarius genome contains these proteins:
- a CDS encoding 50S ribosomal protein L21 — MTTKKPSGHSHGFRHKSRSALTKQQPRGVAFLMREYKQGDQALVIVDPRQHKSLPHRRYHGKVGTITAVGRRAVTIDVKLGNKTKTLITRLDHIKPFGVK, encoded by the coding sequence ATGACTACAAAGAAGCCATCTGGCCACTCTCATGGATTTAGACACAAGTCCAGATCCGCACTAACAAAACAACAACCACGTGGAGTGGCGTTTTTGATGAGAGAATACAAGCAAGGCGACCAGGCACTGGTGATTGTAGATCCAAGACAGCACAAGTCTTTGCCACACAGAAGATACCACGGTAAAGTGGGAACAATAACCGCAGTTGGAAGACGTGCAGTAACCATAGATGTCAAGCTAGGTAACAAGACGAAAACCTTAATCACTAGATTGGACCATATCAAACCGTTCGGTGTGAAATAA
- a CDS encoding DUF655 domain-containing protein, with amino-acid sequence MERSHVPPRKYEEYAYVLDYVTRGRATTVRGREGIIITAIGEDRLTLLEVLGMEGTAFDIGERIYIGKEGRTKIQSVLGKLEHSHISAAAQSELKNVITSIVSNNEKRFVDYINNAQPLTPRIHALELIPGIGKTYMKTILEEREKTKFTSFADLQERVGLKEPMKHIIDRIMDEITGEVKVTLFVKK; translated from the coding sequence TTGGAAAGGAGTCATGTACCACCACGCAAGTATGAAGAATATGCATATGTCCTAGACTATGTCACGCGTGGCAGAGCAACCACAGTGCGTGGACGCGAAGGAATAATCATAACCGCAATAGGTGAAGACAGACTGACATTATTAGAGGTCCTGGGAATGGAGGGCACTGCATTTGACATTGGCGAGAGAATCTATATTGGAAAAGAAGGCAGAACAAAAATACAATCGGTACTTGGAAAGCTAGAACACTCGCACATTTCAGCGGCAGCCCAGAGTGAGCTCAAAAATGTCATTACCAGTATTGTATCAAACAATGAAAAAAGATTTGTAGACTACATCAACAACGCACAACCACTGACGCCGAGAATTCATGCACTGGAGTTGATTCCGGGAATTGGAAAAACCTACATGAAGACCATCCTAGAAGAGCGAGAAAAGACAAAATTTACCAGCTTTGCGGACTTGCAGGAGCGAGTTGGCCTCAAAGAACCAATGAAGCACATCATCGACAGAATCATGGATGAGATAACTGGCGAAGTCAAAGTGACACTGTTTGTCAAAAAATAG
- the rsmA gene encoding 16S rRNA (adenine(1518)-N(6)/adenine(1519)-N(6))-dimethyltransferase RsmA: MSKNRRQRLGQHFLKSQNIAQKIVDSAQITPQDTVFEIGTGPGILTPLLCENAKSVITIEADESLYSDAILKFSKIPKLEIMYGDGFGIDVDFTIFVSNLPYSESKRAIEWLGQKKFKCAIVMVQKEFAEKLAAKGRNIHAISVIADYCFDIKKIVKVGKSNFSPPPKVDSVVLRLTPKKQIGQELIDSVEKLFSQRRKTISNIAKSFGKSIQSDKRLEELSTDEIIKIAKQL; this comes from the coding sequence TTGTCAAAAAATAGGCGCCAGAGACTGGGCCAACACTTTCTCAAATCGCAAAACATTGCTCAAAAAATAGTCGACTCTGCACAAATCACGCCGCAAGACACAGTATTTGAGATAGGAACTGGTCCTGGAATTCTCACGCCATTGTTGTGCGAAAATGCAAAATCCGTCATAACAATAGAGGCAGATGAATCATTATACTCTGATGCCATACTCAAATTCTCCAAGATTCCAAAACTGGAGATAATGTACGGTGATGGATTTGGAATAGATGTCGATTTTACCATATTTGTGTCAAATCTGCCATACTCTGAAAGTAAAAGAGCAATAGAGTGGCTAGGACAGAAAAAATTCAAGTGCGCCATAGTAATGGTCCAGAAGGAATTTGCAGAAAAACTGGCTGCCAAAGGCAGAAACATCCATGCAATCTCTGTGATTGCAGATTACTGCTTTGATATTAAGAAAATTGTAAAGGTTGGCAAGAGTAATTTCTCTCCCCCACCAAAGGTTGACTCTGTGGTACTGAGACTGACGCCAAAAAAGCAGATCGGCCAAGAATTGATAGATTCAGTGGAAAAATTATTCTCGCAGAGAAGAAAGACCATATCAAATATTGCAAAATCATTTGGCAAGTCCATACAATCAGATAAAAGACTAGAGGAGCTAAGCACAGACGAGATAATCAAAATTGCAAAGCAACTCTAG
- a CDS encoding RNA polymerase Rpb4: protein MEQVKKSQPISLAEVKEILEKEDPEKMDQIQRWTHDYVTKFTKLDSKSAKKIKQELKKECGLTEEEAVEIVNIMPTTLAELRAFTFGWKKLILAETLEKILNIIKGNS, encoded by the coding sequence ATGGAACAAGTAAAGAAAAGCCAGCCAATTTCATTGGCGGAAGTAAAAGAGATTTTGGAAAAAGAGGATCCAGAGAAAATGGACCAAATCCAGAGATGGACTCATGATTATGTTACCAAGTTTACCAAGCTTGATTCAAAATCTGCAAAAAAGATCAAGCAGGAACTCAAAAAGGAATGCGGACTAACAGAAGAAGAGGCAGTAGAAATTGTCAATATAATGCCAACAACACTTGCCGAGCTTAGAGCATTCACATTTGGATGGAAAAAACTCATCCTAGCAGAAACACTAGAAAAAATTCTAAACATCATCAAGGGGAACTCTTAG
- the radA gene encoding DNA repair and recombination protein RadA: MVEELRLDSLDGVGPVTTKKMTDAGIHNIMDLVVRGPVDIAEVTGMDKETAEKIVTKARQVLVEQGLIAKDFVTATEIYKRRQDIGKISTGTQCLDQLLDGGIETQALTEVYGEFGSGKTQFCHTACVMVQKPKEEGGLGGGVLYVDSENTFRPERVVSIAKAKGLDPEKVLDNIIVARAYNSAHQTLILEEAGAIIEQHNIKLIIADSAVGLFRSEYLGRGTLSERQQRLNRFMHLLVRTAETYNCAAIATNQVQASPDVFFGDPIKAIGGNVVAHTSTYRIYFKKSGKKRIARMVDSPHHPEEEVIFTVTEGGIADPEDDTKKKKKAEEE, from the coding sequence ATGGTAGAAGAATTAAGACTTGACAGTCTTGACGGCGTAGGCCCAGTCACCACTAAAAAGATGACTGACGCAGGCATACACAACATTATGGACCTAGTTGTCAGAGGTCCAGTCGATATCGCTGAAGTAACTGGCATGGACAAGGAGACAGCAGAAAAGATAGTGACCAAGGCAAGGCAGGTTCTAGTCGAACAGGGCCTAATTGCCAAGGATTTTGTCACTGCAACTGAAATCTACAAAAGAAGACAGGACATTGGCAAAATCTCAACCGGTACACAATGCCTTGATCAGCTGCTAGACGGCGGAATCGAAACCCAGGCACTAACCGAAGTATATGGTGAATTTGGCTCTGGTAAAACCCAGTTCTGTCACACTGCATGTGTGATGGTACAAAAGCCAAAGGAAGAAGGCGGACTTGGCGGCGGCGTACTATATGTCGACTCTGAGAACACCTTTAGACCAGAAAGAGTCGTATCAATCGCAAAAGCAAAGGGATTGGATCCAGAAAAAGTACTGGACAACATCATTGTTGCTCGCGCATACAACTCTGCACACCAAACACTGATCCTCGAGGAAGCTGGCGCTATCATAGAACAACACAACATCAAGCTAATCATTGCAGACTCGGCAGTAGGTCTGTTCAGATCCGAATACCTCGGAAGAGGCACACTATCTGAGAGACAGCAAAGACTAAACCGATTCATGCATCTGTTGGTTAGAACAGCAGAAACATACAACTGTGCAGCAATTGCAACAAACCAAGTTCAGGCATCCCCAGATGTCTTCTTTGGCGACCCAATCAAGGCAATTGGCGGAAACGTAGTTGCACACACCAGCACGTATAGAATCTACTTCAAAAAATCTGGCAAAAAGAGAATTGCTCGTATGGTAGACAGTCCTCACCATCCAGAGGAAGAGGTAATCTTTACGGTTACCGAAGGCGGAATTGCCGATCCTGAGGATGATACCAAAAAGAAGAAGAAAGCCGAAGAGGAATAG